A single genomic interval of Dromiciops gliroides isolate mDroGli1 chromosome 1, mDroGli1.pri, whole genome shotgun sequence harbors:
- the LOC122738765 gene encoding calmodulin-A-like → MTDQLTKEQIAEFKEAFSLFDKDGNGTIITKELGTVMQSLSQNLIEAKLQDMINEVDADGNGMIDFPEFLNMMARKMKDIDSKEEMREAFHAFDKNGNGYISAVELRHVKTNLGEKLTNEEVDEMIQEADIDGDGQVNYEEFVQMITTK, encoded by the coding sequence ATGACTGACCAGCTGACTAAGGAGCAGATTGCAGAGTTCAAGGAGGCCTTTTCCCTGTTTGATAAGGATGGCAATGGGACCATCATCACCAAGGAGTTGGGTACAGTGATGCAGTCCCTGAGTCAGAACCTGATTGAGGCCAAGCTCCAAGATATGATCAATGAGGTGGATGCAGATGGAAATGGGATGATTGACTTCCCTGAATTCCTGAACATGATGGCAAGGAAAATGAAGGATATAGATAGcaaggaagagatgagagaggcATTCCATGCCTTTGACAAGAATGGGAATGGCTATATCAGTGCTGTGGAGCTTCGTCATGTGAAGACCAACCTTGGGGAGAAGCTGACCAATGAGGAGGTGGATGAGATGATCCAAGAGGCAGACATAGATGGAGATGGCCAAGTTAACTATGAAGAGTTTGTACAGATGATAACCACAAAGTGA